A genome region from Caldisalinibacter kiritimatiensis includes the following:
- a CDS encoding DUF378 domain-containing protein, with the protein MDILKGLASILIIIGALNWGLVGLFNFDLVEYLFKGRDNIYARVIYTLIGLSGLYTLIYLLF; encoded by the coding sequence ATGGATATATTAAAAGGACTTGCTTCAATATTAATAATCATAGGTGCATTGAATTGGGGACTTGTAGGACTATTTAACTTTGATTTAGTAGAATATCTTTTTAAAGGAAGGGACAATATATACGCTAGAGTAATATATACTTTAATAGGATTATCAGGCTTATATACATTAATTTATTTGTTATTTTAA
- a CDS encoding aminoacyl-histidine dipeptidase has product MIILGKILNNLEPNKVFEYFEEISQIPRGSGNEKAISDYLAQFAKERDLDVIQDEALNVIIKKPATKGYENAPVVILQGHMDMVCEKNKDTIHDFEKDPIKLKVEGDIIRAEGTTLGADNGIAVAYCLAILDSNDIPHPSLEVVITTEEETGMGGASKLNPENLDGKILINIDAEEEGNFFVSCAGGVRTKVILPVEWENADESLETYIVKVRGLKGGHSGMEIDKGRGNANKIMGRILKDLNTTFDIKLSDLSGGAKMNAIPREADAVIMVDSKDKETIVQKIEKWNNILKNELKSSDPDVNILFEKFDNNDKKVLSKQSQDKAISLLQIILNGIQTMSMDIEGLVESSTNLGVVTTKENEIMFESAVRSSVKSLKKAIVEHTQTVAEVVGAKLVTESDYPEWEYNPDSNIRKIMQKVYKEKFNKEPKLTAIHAGLECGLFKEKLGDIDMIALGPNMYDVHTPNEHLSISSTARTWELLLDVLKEIQ; this is encoded by the coding sequence GTGATTATTTTGGGTAAAATATTAAACAATTTAGAACCAAACAAAGTGTTCGAGTACTTTGAAGAAATATCACAAATACCTAGGGGTTCAGGTAACGAAAAAGCGATAAGTGATTATTTAGCACAATTTGCGAAGGAACGTGATTTAGATGTAATACAGGATGAAGCATTAAATGTAATAATAAAAAAGCCTGCTACAAAGGGCTATGAAAACGCTCCCGTAGTTATACTTCAAGGACATATGGATATGGTATGTGAGAAGAATAAAGATACTATACATGATTTTGAAAAAGACCCAATTAAATTGAAAGTTGAAGGTGACATTATAAGAGCAGAAGGAACAACTCTTGGAGCAGACAATGGAATTGCTGTGGCATATTGTTTAGCTATACTAGATTCAAATGATATTCCTCATCCATCATTAGAAGTAGTAATAACAACAGAAGAAGAAACAGGTATGGGTGGAGCATCGAAATTAAATCCAGAAAATCTAGATGGCAAGATATTAATAAATATTGATGCTGAAGAGGAAGGAAATTTCTTTGTAAGCTGTGCAGGTGGAGTTAGAACAAAGGTAATATTACCTGTAGAGTGGGAGAATGCAGATGAAAGCTTAGAAACTTACATAGTCAAAGTAAGGGGACTAAAGGGCGGCCATTCAGGTATGGAAATTGATAAAGGAAGAGGAAATGCTAATAAAATAATGGGACGTATATTGAAGGACTTAAATACTACTTTTGATATTAAATTATCAGATTTAAGTGGTGGAGCTAAAATGAATGCTATTCCTCGAGAAGCTGATGCAGTAATTATGGTAGATAGTAAAGACAAAGAGACTATTGTACAAAAAATAGAAAAGTGGAATAATATTTTGAAAAACGAGTTAAAATCATCAGACCCAGACGTGAATATATTATTTGAGAAATTTGATAATAATGATAAAAAAGTGTTATCTAAACAAAGTCAAGATAAAGCAATATCTTTATTACAGATAATCTTAAATGGAATACAGACGATGAGTATGGATATAGAAGGGTTAGTAGAAAGTTCTACAAATCTTGGTGTAGTTACAACTAAAGAAAATGAAATTATGTTTGAGAGTGCTGTAAGAAGCTCTGTAAAAAGTTTGAAGAAAGCAATTGTAGAACATACTCAAACTGTTGCTGAGGTTGTAGGAGCTAAACTAGTTACTGAATCTGATTATCCAGAGTGGGAGTATAATCCAGATTCTAATATTAGAAAAATAATGCAAAAAGTTTATAAGGAGAAGTTTAATAAAGAGCCTAAGCTTACAGCTATACACGCAGGATTAGAATGTGGATTATTTAAAGAAAAACTAGGAGACATTGATATGATAGCATTAGGACCTAATATGTATGATGTTCATACGCCTAATGAGCATCTAAGTATATCTTCAACTGCTAGAACCTGGGAACTGTTATTAGATGTGCTTAAGGAAATACAGTAA
- a CDS encoding M18 family aminopeptidase produces MDKPLKLANELIDFIYESPSAFHAAENVKITLKENGFKELNLRDRWNIEKGGKYFVTKNDSAVVAFVVGMGEVEKDGFRLIGAHTDSPTFRVKPNAEMDTDNKYLKLNTEVYGGPILNTWLDRPLSLAGRVTLKSDNPLFPDNRLVNIKRPILVIPNLAIHMNRKVNEGIELNKQKHTLPLVGLINEELEKDDYLVKLLAKELDVEVDRIIDFDLFLYEYEKGKIIGANNEFISAGKLDDLAMVHAGIKALINAEVGKATNVMVCFDNEEIGSRSKQGAGSPMLRTILERIVIALGKDKEDFYRALYSSFMISADMAHALHPNYPEKHDPVNKPIINKGPVIKINANLNYTTDSDSNSVYEMICERAGVPVQKFVNRSDERGGSTIGPITTGQLDIRCLDIGNPMLSMHSVRELGGVMDHYYIIKSFEEFYKL; encoded by the coding sequence ATGGATAAACCTTTAAAATTAGCTAATGAATTGATTGATTTTATTTATGAAAGTCCAAGTGCTTTTCATGCAGCTGAAAATGTAAAGATTACTTTAAAAGAAAATGGATTTAAAGAATTAAACTTAAGAGATAGATGGAATATTGAAAAAGGTGGAAAATATTTTGTAACTAAAAATGATTCTGCTGTAGTAGCTTTTGTTGTGGGAATGGGAGAAGTTGAAAAAGATGGTTTTAGATTAATAGGAGCACATACAGATTCACCTACGTTTAGAGTTAAACCTAATGCAGAGATGGATACTGATAATAAATATTTGAAATTAAATACTGAAGTTTATGGAGGACCTATTTTAAATACGTGGTTAGACAGACCACTATCATTAGCAGGTAGAGTGACATTAAAAAGTGATAACCCACTTTTCCCAGATAATAGACTTGTAAACATTAAAAGACCAATATTAGTTATTCCTAATTTGGCTATACATATGAATAGAAAAGTAAATGAAGGTATAGAGTTAAATAAACAAAAACATACCTTACCTTTGGTTGGCTTAATAAATGAAGAATTGGAAAAGGACGATTACTTAGTTAAGTTGTTAGCTAAAGAATTAGATGTAGAAGTAGATAGAATAATTGATTTTGATTTATTCTTATATGAATATGAAAAAGGAAAAATAATAGGAGCAAATAATGAATTTATTTCTGCAGGAAAGCTTGATGATTTAGCAATGGTACATGCTGGAATTAAAGCTTTAATAAATGCAGAGGTAGGGAAAGCAACAAATGTTATGGTTTGCTTTGATAACGAAGAGATAGGTAGTCGCTCAAAACAAGGAGCAGGTTCCCCTATGCTGAGAACTATTTTAGAGCGAATTGTTATAGCATTAGGTAAAGATAAAGAAGATTTCTATAGAGCACTATATAGTTCATTTATGATTTCAGCGGATATGGCCCACGCTTTACATCCAAATTATCCAGAAAAACATGACCCAGTAAATAAACCTATAATTAATAAAGGACCTGTAATTAAGATAAATGCAAATCTAAACTATACAACAGATAGTGATTCAAACTCTGTATATGAGATGATATGTGAAAGAGCGGGAGTACCTGTACAGAAATTTGTTAATCGCTCAGATGAAAGAGGAGGTTCTACTATAGGACCGATTACTACAGGTCAATTAGATATAAGATGTTTAGATATAGGAAATCCAATGCTATCAATGCATTCTGTTAGAGAATTAGGAGGAGTAATGGACCATTATTATATAATTAAATCCTTTGAAGAATTTTATAAACTATAA
- a CDS encoding peroxiredoxin encodes MTKQYPSRTPQPNTSREFPNCIIEEKYCDYFDLGDPAPNFTLDAIVDGERTKVSLSDYLGKWVVIFFYGSNFTFVUPTELAAVADKYEEFKRLNSVVLAISTDSIYSHKIFTQTSPSGRKINYPLLSDRTQKTAKKYGVLDEKEGYAYRATFIVDPEGKIRAWSTNPQPVGRNIHEILRIIEALQFTQRTGRGAPAGWEPGDPGIPVGWEYVGKY; translated from the coding sequence ATGACAAAACAATATCCTAGCAGAACACCTCAACCTAATACTTCAAGGGAATTTCCTAATTGTATAATAGAAGAAAAATATTGCGACTATTTTGATTTAGGAGACCCTGCTCCTAACTTTACTTTAGATGCTATTGTTGACGGTGAAAGAACTAAAGTATCATTATCAGATTATTTAGGTAAATGGGTTGTAATATTCTTTTATGGCTCAAACTTTACATTTGTTTGACCTACAGAATTAGCAGCAGTTGCTGACAAATATGAAGAATTTAAAAGACTAAATTCTGTAGTATTAGCTATAAGTACAGATAGTATCTATTCCCATAAAATATTTACTCAAACTTCACCTTCTGGTCGTAAAATCAATTATCCTTTATTATCAGATAGAACTCAAAAAACAGCTAAAAAATATGGTGTCTTAGATGAAAAAGAAGGTTATGCTTATAGAGCTACTTTTATTGTTGACCCTGAAGGTAAAATTCGTGCATGGTCTACAAATCCTCAACCTGTAGGAAGAAATATCCACGAAATACTAAGAATAATCGAAGCTCTACAATTTACTCAAAGAACAGGAAGAGGTGCTCCTGCTGGTTGGGAACCAGGTGACCCAGGAATACCTGTAGGATGGGAATATGTAGGTAAGTATTAA
- a CDS encoding Cof-type HAD-IIB family hydrolase translates to MNYKLIAIDLDGTLLNDDKKITQDNIEILRELNKRGIEIVIATGRRYWSAKQLTKVLGLDLVIIANNGNIIRDITDDKLMVTKYLDEDAFRKLIEIGKSRGFHPIIHVDHYDEGYDIVTEFKKEDDRYCSYLSKIEDRYRVISDLSKYENPKAVVTCYVGEYDELEQFQKEVLAKSPYNYNTHIMRKTKIGSILEFMNPLGSKWLSLKEYAESKGISPDRIIAIGDDNNDIEMIQNAGLGIGMKNGTKEVKKAADIITEKTNNESGVAHILKKIFMNLV, encoded by the coding sequence ATGAACTATAAATTGATAGCTATAGATTTAGATGGTACATTACTTAACGATGATAAAAAAATTACACAGGACAATATAGAGATTTTAAGAGAATTGAATAAAAGAGGTATTGAAATAGTTATAGCTACAGGACGGAGGTATTGGTCTGCAAAGCAATTGACAAAAGTGTTAGGATTAGATCTAGTTATAATTGCTAATAATGGTAATATAATTAGGGATATAACTGATGATAAATTAATGGTTACAAAATATTTAGATGAAGACGCCTTTCGGAAATTAATTGAAATAGGGAAAAGTAGAGGATTTCATCCTATAATTCACGTTGACCACTATGATGAAGGATATGATATAGTTACAGAGTTCAAAAAAGAAGATGATAGATATTGTTCATATCTTTCAAAGATAGAAGACAGATATAGAGTAATAAGTGATTTATCTAAATATGAAAATCCTAAAGCTGTAGTTACATGTTATGTGGGGGAATATGATGAGCTTGAACAATTCCAAAAAGAAGTATTAGCAAAGTCACCTTATAATTATAATACTCATATCATGAGAAAAACTAAAATAGGTTCAATCCTTGAATTTATGAACCCTTTAGGTTCTAAGTGGCTCTCTTTGAAGGAATATGCTGAAAGTAAAGGAATAAGTCCAGACAGAATAATTGCTATAGGAGATGATAATAACGATATAGAAATGATACAAAATGCAGGATTAGGGATAGGAATGAAGAATGGTACAAAGGAAGTAAAAAAAGCAGCTGATATAATAACTGAAAAGACTAATAATGAATCAGGAGTAGCACATATACTAAAGAAAATATTTATGAATTTAGTTTAA
- a CDS encoding DUF1292 domain-containing protein translates to MKEEKLTNSHENYDESQEYEFEQDEEEVKKIHLVLEDDSEVDAKVLDIFKVNDEEYIALLPDKDQRVFLYKYEENEEGIRLNNIENQEEFELVSNEFMKLFEGSED, encoded by the coding sequence ATGAAAGAAGAAAAGTTAACCAATAGTCATGAAAATTATGATGAAAGTCAGGAGTATGAATTTGAACAAGATGAGGAAGAAGTAAAAAAAATACATTTAGTATTAGAAGATGATTCAGAAGTTGATGCTAAGGTATTAGATATATTTAAAGTAAATGATGAAGAGTATATAGCATTGCTGCCAGATAAAGACCAAAGAGTATTCTTGTATAAATACGAGGAAAATGAAGAAGGAATAAGATTAAATAATATAGAGAATCAAGAAGAGTTTGAATTGGTGTCTAACGAATTTATGAAGCTTTTTGAAGGGTCAGAAGACTAA
- a CDS encoding ATP-binding protein, with the protein MRKYILNTISEMVQCGKIWVESELNKGSEFFVELPANKEIDDFNKVSVHELGNEDIERINIELSDLD; encoded by the coding sequence GTGAGAAAATATATATTAAATACTATCTCTGAAATGGTACAATGCGGTAAGATTTGGGTAGAAAGTGAATTAAATAAAGGAAGTGAATTTTTTGTAGAATTACCTGCGAATAAGGAAATAGATGATTTTAATAAGGTTTCAGTACATGAACTAGGTAATGAAGATATTGAAAGAATTAATATTGAATTATCCGACTTGGATTGA